Proteins encoded within one genomic window of Balneolaceae bacterium:
- the ilvN gene encoding acetolactate synthase small subunit: MATTTVLKKDSRHTLTVLVKHNLNTFSRIIGIFSGKGFELDSVTFASEAEPGMARITITTYGDEKTVEQINKHLHNVIDVRKVTDLTHKKCIERELAIIKVSTAKAGRSEIMLIAQAFEAKVIDITNDKLALEVTGNTDKVDAIIQVLKPYGITEMSRTGSVALKREFQGTVSFN; the protein is encoded by the coding sequence ATGGCAACAACTACAGTTTTGAAAAAAGATTCCAGGCACACGCTTACCGTATTGGTAAAGCACAATTTGAATACATTCTCCCGTATAATCGGGATTTTCAGCGGAAAAGGGTTTGAACTGGACAGTGTTACATTTGCATCGGAGGCTGAACCCGGAATGGCACGAATTACCATCACCACATATGGCGATGAAAAGACCGTAGAACAGATCAACAAACATCTTCACAATGTGATTGATGTACGGAAGGTGACCGATTTAACACATAAAAAATGTATCGAACGCGAACTGGCAATTATAAAAGTGTCAACCGCAAAAGCCGGACGATCTGAAATCATGCTGATTGCCCAGGCTTTCGAGGCCAAAGTGATCGATATCACGAATGATAAGCTGGCACTTGAAGTGACCGGAAATACCGACAAAGTAGATGCGATTATCCAGGTATTGAAACCATATGGAATCACTGAAATGTCGCGAACCGGAAGCGTAGCCCTGAAACGAGAATTCCAGGGAACTGTGAGTTTTAATTAA
- a CDS encoding HAMP domain-containing sensor histidine kinase — protein MNSENKKLGVAFTCNLEGKVKDIVSDTCGFFDEKGEGNLFTTLVDTESIEKALNFLEFIKEHDTAHNWEFFFENKQYDIDTLFFSGAQKDDEIFIIGTTHKDDDEFLDELMKINNEHLNSLRALLKDSSLKGREKDGSPDKKLFTELSKLNNELASAQRELAKKTTELQKLNELKNEMLGMASHDLRNPLSAIMSLSELMLDEEDADYQNLSEEQKEFLKQIHKSSQFMLSIIEDMLDISRIESGKIKLDLDLIDLVQLADHSVSMNRRLAEKKDIYLEFKEPAENIEIKADAHKLEQVLNNLITNAIKFSHASTHVTVQIRRDDDSSVILSVEDEGQGIPEQEQEKLFKPFSKLSVKATAGETSTGLGLAISRRIVEAHGGEIWVESEVGKGSTFYVRLPADTEE, from the coding sequence ATGAACTCTGAGAATAAAAAGCTGGGTGTTGCTTTCACATGTAATTTAGAGGGCAAAGTAAAAGATATCGTGAGCGATACCTGCGGTTTCTTCGATGAGAAAGGTGAAGGAAATCTTTTTACCACATTGGTAGACACCGAAAGTATTGAGAAGGCCCTGAACTTCCTGGAATTTATTAAAGAACATGATACAGCTCATAACTGGGAGTTTTTCTTTGAGAATAAACAATATGACATCGACACATTGTTCTTTTCCGGCGCCCAAAAGGATGACGAGATATTTATCATCGGCACAACCCATAAAGATGATGATGAGTTTCTCGACGAGTTGATGAAAATCAATAATGAGCATTTAAATTCACTACGGGCACTCCTGAAAGATTCTTCCCTGAAAGGCCGGGAGAAAGATGGCAGCCCGGATAAGAAATTATTTACGGAACTCAGTAAGTTGAATAACGAGCTGGCAAGTGCTCAGCGGGAACTTGCCAAGAAAACGACAGAGCTTCAAAAGCTGAATGAATTAAAAAATGAGATGCTGGGAATGGCGTCTCACGATCTCAGGAATCCGCTCAGCGCAATTATGTCGCTCAGTGAATTGATGTTGGATGAAGAGGATGCAGATTACCAGAATCTTTCGGAAGAGCAGAAAGAGTTTTTGAAACAGATACACAAATCCAGCCAGTTTATGCTGTCGATCATAGAAGATATGCTGGATATTTCCAGGATAGAGTCCGGTAAAATTAAACTGGATCTGGATCTGATCGATTTGGTGCAGTTGGCGGACCACTCTGTGAGTATGAACCGAAGGCTTGCCGAAAAGAAAGATATCTATCTGGAATTTAAAGAACCTGCTGAAAATATTGAGATTAAAGCTGATGCTCACAAATTGGAGCAGGTATTAAACAACCTGATTACAAATGCCATCAAATTCTCACATGCCTCTACCCATGTTACTGTGCAAATTCGCAGGGATGATGATTCTTCGGTCATCCTGTCTGTGGAGGATGAAGGACAGGGTATTCCGGAGCAAGAGCAGGAGAAACTGTTTAAACCGTTCAGCAAATTGAGTGTAAAAGCCACGGCCGGAGAGACGAGTACCGGCCTGGGGCTTGCCATTTCCCGCCGCATTGTTGAGGCACACGGCGGCGAGATTTGGGTTGAGAGTGAAGTGGGGAAAGGGTCCACGTTTTACGTCAGGCTGCCGGCAGATACAGAGGAGTGA
- the ilvC gene encoding ketol-acid reductoisomerase, with protein MKVKTYYNGDADLDVLNDKTVAVIGYGSQGHAHALNLHESGVNVIVGLREDSSSWNDAEEAGLKVYETSEAAAKGDLVMILIPDQFQKSVYEESIEPNLEEGNALLFAHGFNIHFDQIVPPENVDVFMVAPKGPGHLVRRVFTEGSGVPCLFAIFQDASGTAKDTALAYAKGIGGTRAGVLETTFKEETETDLFGEQAVLCGGASELVATGFEVLVEAGYQPEIAYFECLHELKLIVDLMYEGGIAGMYYSVSDTAEYGGFSRGTRVIDKDTKKRMKNILEEVQNGDFAQEWIDENKEGLPNLKKMRKDLSEHQIEKVGKELRSMMDWIEE; from the coding sequence ATGAAAGTGAAAACATATTATAACGGAGATGCCGACCTCGATGTCCTTAATGATAAAACCGTAGCGGTTATTGGTTACGGAAGCCAGGGGCATGCTCACGCGCTGAACCTGCACGAAAGCGGGGTAAATGTAATTGTGGGCCTCCGTGAAGACAGCTCTTCCTGGAATGATGCCGAGGAAGCGGGACTAAAAGTGTACGAAACCTCAGAAGCAGCCGCCAAAGGCGATCTTGTGATGATATTGATCCCTGACCAGTTTCAGAAATCAGTATATGAAGAGAGCATCGAACCCAATCTTGAAGAGGGAAATGCACTTTTATTTGCGCACGGATTCAATATTCACTTTGATCAGATCGTTCCTCCAGAGAATGTAGATGTATTTATGGTGGCTCCAAAAGGACCCGGGCACCTCGTTCGACGAGTCTTTACTGAAGGATCAGGCGTACCGTGCTTGTTTGCCATTTTCCAGGATGCCAGCGGAACTGCAAAAGATACCGCACTTGCTTATGCAAAAGGAATTGGCGGAACACGGGCCGGTGTTCTCGAAACCACCTTCAAAGAGGAAACAGAAACCGACCTGTTTGGTGAACAAGCTGTACTTTGCGGTGGCGCATCCGAACTGGTAGCAACCGGATTTGAAGTATTGGTTGAAGCCGGATATCAGCCCGAAATTGCTTATTTTGAATGTCTGCACGAATTGAAACTGATTGTAGACCTGATGTACGAAGGCGGTATCGCCGGGATGTACTACTCAGTAAGTGATACAGCTGAGTATGGTGGATTTTCACGCGGAACCCGCGTAATTGATAAAGACACCAAAAAGCGAATGAAGAATATTCTTGAAGAAGTCCAAAATGGCGATTTTGCCCAGGAATGGATCGACGAAAACAAAGAAGGTCTTCCAAATCTCAAGAAGATGAGAAAAGACCTCAGCGAACATCAAATTGAAAAAGTAGGAAAAGAACTCCGCTCCATGATGGACTGGATAGAGGAGTAA
- the cimA gene encoding citramalate synthase — MSKSIQIFDTTLRDGTQGEKVSFSAEDKLRIAIRLDEFGIDYIEGGWPGSNPKDMAFFDKAKTHEFSHSKIVAFGSTCRAGNKPEEDPNLKALIAAETPAVSLFGKSWLLHVREALKITPEENLELISGSIEFLKGNGKELIYDAEHFFDGYKDSREYAIKTLRTAEAAGADVIVLCDTNGGTLTHEITKIVEDVRNSIGAPIGIHSHNDCELGVANAVAAVEAGAMHVQGTINGYGERCGNANLCSVIPNLQLKLGYSCIPEEQMKHLSTLSKYVSELANLIPDNKQPYVGKSAFAHKGGIHVSAVMKNEQTYEHVKPELIGNSRRVLLSELSGKSNISYKSDELGFDFDKTSKEGAEIISELKRLENEGYQFEAAEASFELLVKQKTNKTPEFFHLEGFRVIMERNARGESRAEATIKVRVNDQIELCAAEGNGPVNALDAALRKALCEFYPEISTVQLQDYKVRVLNEKDGTGAKVRVLIDSAQDGSSWGTVGVSENIIDASWKALSEGIIYFLMNRNSKPKQKTEY, encoded by the coding sequence ATGTCAAAGTCAATCCAAATATTTGATACAACTCTCCGGGACGGTACCCAGGGTGAGAAAGTCTCATTTTCGGCCGAGGATAAGCTTCGAATTGCCATTCGGCTCGACGAATTTGGTATCGACTATATTGAAGGCGGCTGGCCCGGCTCCAACCCGAAAGACATGGCTTTCTTTGATAAGGCGAAAACCCACGAGTTTTCACATTCAAAAATTGTGGCTTTTGGAAGTACCTGCCGTGCTGGAAACAAGCCTGAGGAAGATCCGAACTTAAAAGCATTGATTGCGGCCGAAACTCCCGCTGTTTCTCTGTTTGGAAAATCGTGGTTGCTTCATGTAAGAGAAGCGTTGAAAATCACCCCGGAAGAAAATCTCGAGTTGATCTCTGGTTCCATCGAGTTTTTAAAAGGCAACGGCAAAGAGTTGATTTATGATGCTGAGCACTTTTTTGATGGATATAAAGACAGCCGCGAGTATGCAATAAAAACGTTGCGCACGGCGGAAGCTGCCGGTGCGGATGTTATTGTTCTGTGCGATACAAACGGCGGAACCCTGACTCACGAAATCACCAAAATTGTAGAAGACGTTCGAAATTCTATCGGCGCACCTATCGGTATTCATTCTCACAACGATTGTGAACTTGGTGTTGCCAATGCAGTTGCAGCGGTTGAAGCCGGTGCGATGCATGTACAGGGAACCATCAACGGATATGGCGAACGATGCGGAAATGCAAACCTCTGTTCCGTCATTCCAAACTTGCAGTTGAAATTAGGATACTCATGCATTCCTGAAGAACAGATGAAACACTTGTCAACCCTCTCGAAATATGTGAGTGAGTTGGCCAACCTGATCCCCGACAATAAACAGCCATACGTCGGGAAGAGTGCATTTGCCCACAAAGGCGGAATCCATGTCAGTGCCGTCATGAAAAACGAACAGACCTATGAACATGTAAAACCCGAATTGATTGGAAACAGTCGTCGGGTTTTGTTGTCTGAGCTCTCTGGTAAAAGCAATATATCATACAAATCTGATGAACTCGGGTTCGATTTTGACAAGACCTCAAAAGAAGGCGCCGAAATTATCAGCGAGTTGAAACGACTTGAAAATGAGGGGTACCAGTTTGAAGCAGCCGAGGCATCGTTCGAATTATTAGTGAAGCAAAAAACCAACAAAACTCCTGAATTTTTCCACCTGGAAGGATTCCGTGTGATTATGGAGCGCAATGCCCGGGGCGAATCACGAGCTGAAGCAACGATAAAAGTTCGCGTAAATGATCAGATTGAACTTTGTGCAGCCGAAGGAAACGGTCCTGTGAATGCACTGGATGCGGCTCTTCGAAAAGCACTTTGCGAATTTTATCCCGAAATTTCCACGGTTCAGCTTCAAGACTATAAAGTTCGTGTACTGAATGAAAAAGATGGAACGGGTGCTAAAGTTCGTGTACTCATTGATTCAGCACAGGATGGTTCAAGCTGGGGTACTGTTGGGGTATCCGAAAATATTATTGATGCAAGCTGGAAGGCACTCTCAGAAGGAATTATCTACTTTTTGATGAACAGAAACAGTAAACCAAAACAGAAAACAGAGTATTGA
- a CDS encoding cobalamin-dependent protein (Presence of a B(12) (cobalamin)-binding domain implies dependence on cobalamin itself, in one of its several forms, or in some unusual lineages, dependence on a cobalamin-like analog.), which yields MHSEKSLEYTLERNQHRIVQSMADQLHQKTDVEIGKQNFDWEAHLNLYYQHFTQAIVNSNPQLFHEFLSWARSVQKSRNMSKKTFNEILSRFDSELSSSLDIAARQQAIEFLHSVMDEKSITNGETESYIKKENELGNLAVSYFNSLMDGDRRTASRLILDSVEEGVSVKDIYMYVFQPTQYEVGRLWQVNEISVAQEHFCTAATQLIMSQLYPHIFNTERVGKSIVATTIGGDLHEIGIRMVSDFFEMEGWDTFYLGANSPAADVIDEIINREADMLAVSVTMSNFLSNAKELIKSVRQNLECGDVRILIGGRPFKIYDRFWEKFGADGFAENAHEAVEIANRLTSTE from the coding sequence GTGCATTCTGAAAAATCTTTGGAGTACACGCTCGAACGCAATCAACATAGAATCGTTCAAAGCATGGCAGATCAACTGCATCAAAAAACGGATGTGGAAATCGGCAAGCAGAATTTTGACTGGGAAGCCCACCTGAATCTCTACTACCAGCATTTTACCCAGGCTATAGTCAATTCCAATCCACAGTTATTTCACGAATTTCTCTCCTGGGCTCGCTCCGTTCAGAAAAGCCGGAATATGAGCAAGAAGACTTTTAATGAAATATTGAGTCGTTTCGATTCTGAATTGAGCAGTTCTCTGGATATTGCGGCAAGACAGCAGGCTATCGAATTTTTACACTCTGTGATGGATGAGAAATCGATCACAAATGGTGAAACCGAATCTTATATCAAGAAGGAGAATGAACTTGGGAATTTGGCGGTCTCATATTTCAACAGCTTGATGGATGGTGACCGAAGAACAGCCAGCCGCCTTATCCTGGATTCCGTTGAGGAAGGCGTATCCGTCAAAGATATTTACATGTATGTATTTCAACCTACCCAATACGAAGTTGGCAGGCTTTGGCAGGTCAATGAGATCAGTGTTGCACAGGAGCATTTCTGTACGGCCGCTACCCAGCTTATCATGTCTCAGCTCTATCCGCACATCTTCAATACGGAACGGGTTGGTAAGAGTATTGTAGCTACCACAATCGGGGGCGACTTGCATGAAATCGGCATTCGAATGGTCAGTGACTTTTTTGAAATGGAGGGCTGGGATACCTTTTACCTGGGAGCCAATTCTCCTGCAGCAGACGTAATCGACGAAATCATCAACAGGGAAGCAGACATGCTTGCCGTATCGGTTACCATGAGCAATTTTTTAAGCAATGCAAAGGAGTTGATAAAATCCGTGAGGCAAAATCTTGAATGTGGGGATGTCAGGATTTTAATCGGCGGCAGGCCATTTAAGATTTATGATAGATTTTGGGAAAAATTCGGTGCCGACGGATTTGCCGAAAATGCCCATGAAGCCGTTGAAATTGCAAACAGGTTAACCTCAACAGAATGA
- the ilvB gene encoding biosynthetic-type acetolactate synthase large subunit has product MKPSESSSPANKLQQKKPLQSIKHSEEEDSAPKFNGAEILIKTLADLDVDTIFGYPGGANLPIYDVLFDEHDLDHVLIRHEQAGAHAADGYSRATGKPGVVLVTSGPGGTNTVTGIATAMMDSIPLVVLTGQVPTSVIGNDAFQEADIVGITRPITKQNYLVRDVNELENVVREAFHIATNGRPGPVLVDLPKDMLNTAARYSGMKKVDIPSFKPTLHGHQPQIAKAAEMISKAERPLMYVGGGAILGNAWEEVTEFAEKLNIPITTTLMGLGAFPESKPQSVGMLGMHGTWYANMAITECDVLLAVGARFDDRVTGRLNGFSQKSRKIHIDIDPSCIGKNVECEVPIVGDVKNVLPAIGKLAKKPKIDAWWDTINDWKKEHPLKVPKSDDAIYPQHMIKAISDATNGDAIVVTDVGQHQMWAAQHYTFNNPRSWISSGGLGTMGYGFPAAMGAAMACPDRDVVCITGDGGFQMLSCELATAVEYKIPVKIALMNNECLGMVRQWQQLFYDNRTSYSVFGSNNPDFVKLAEAYGATAMRASNPKEMNEVLEKAMQIKDGPVLMDFRVVKTENCYPMVPSGAALDEMVERDEDVKK; this is encoded by the coding sequence ATGAAACCATCCGAATCAAGTTCACCGGCAAATAAACTTCAACAGAAAAAACCCCTCCAGTCTATTAAGCATTCTGAAGAGGAAGATTCTGCTCCAAAGTTCAACGGAGCCGAGATCCTCATCAAAACATTAGCAGATCTTGACGTGGATACCATCTTTGGTTATCCCGGCGGGGCCAACCTTCCAATCTATGATGTGCTTTTTGATGAGCACGACCTGGACCACGTTCTGATTCGGCACGAACAGGCAGGCGCTCATGCGGCCGACGGCTACTCCCGGGCTACAGGAAAACCAGGGGTTGTGCTGGTAACATCAGGACCGGGCGGAACCAATACGGTAACCGGAATCGCCACAGCCATGATGGATTCCATTCCGCTGGTTGTTTTAACAGGTCAGGTTCCAACAAGTGTGATTGGCAACGATGCTTTCCAGGAAGCGGATATCGTGGGAATTACACGGCCCATCACCAAGCAGAATTACCTGGTTCGTGATGTTAATGAACTTGAAAATGTAGTTCGCGAAGCATTTCATATTGCAACAAACGGACGGCCGGGACCGGTTTTGGTTGATCTTCCTAAAGATATGCTGAACACGGCGGCCCGGTACTCAGGAATGAAGAAAGTAGATATACCGAGTTTCAAACCCACCCTTCACGGGCATCAGCCTCAGATTGCAAAAGCGGCCGAGATGATCAGTAAAGCGGAACGGCCCTTGATGTATGTGGGCGGCGGTGCCATTTTGGGCAATGCGTGGGAAGAGGTAACCGAATTTGCCGAGAAATTGAACATCCCGATCACAACTACTTTGATGGGACTCGGTGCATTTCCCGAAAGCAAACCGCAATCGGTGGGAATGCTGGGAATGCACGGAACCTGGTATGCCAATATGGCAATTACCGAATGTGATGTATTGCTTGCCGTTGGAGCCCGGTTTGATGATCGCGTGACCGGCCGTTTAAACGGATTCTCTCAGAAATCCCGAAAAATACATATTGATATCGATCCCTCCTGCATCGGCAAAAATGTGGAATGTGAAGTTCCGATTGTGGGAGATGTGAAGAATGTACTTCCCGCTATCGGTAAACTGGCTAAAAAGCCAAAAATAGATGCCTGGTGGGATACCATTAACGATTGGAAAAAAGAGCATCCGTTGAAGGTGCCGAAATCTGACGATGCGATCTACCCGCAGCATATGATTAAAGCGATCTCTGATGCAACGAATGGAGATGCGATTGTGGTGACCGATGTGGGTCAGCACCAGATGTGGGCAGCTCAGCATTATACGTTTAACAATCCTCGGTCGTGGATCTCATCCGGCGGACTCGGAACAATGGGATACGGATTTCCCGCAGCAATGGGAGCCGCAATGGCTTGTCCCGATCGCGATGTGGTATGTATTACGGGCGATGGCGGATTCCAGATGCTCTCTTGTGAATTGGCAACCGCTGTGGAATACAAGATTCCGGTAAAGATTGCCCTGATGAATAATGAATGTCTCGGCATGGTTCGCCAGTGGCAGCAACTCTTTTATGATAACCGAACCAGTTATTCTGTATTTGGAAGTAATAATCCTGATTTTGTGAAACTGGCTGAAGCCTACGGAGCAACAGCAATGCGTGCATCCAATCCGAAGGAAATGAATGAAGTACTTGAGAAAGCGATGCAAATTAAAGACGGCCCGGTACTTATGGACTTTCGAGTCGTAAAAACGGAAAACTGCTACCCGATGGTACCCTCCGGTGCAGCTCTCGATGAAATGGTTGAACGTGATGAAGACGTGAAAAAATAA
- the ilvD gene encoding dihydroxy-acid dehydratase, whose translation MTKLNKYSSRLTEEQSQVGSKAMLYATGLSEEDMKKAQVGIASTGWDGNPCNMHLNGLASVIKENVWENDLVGFVFHSIGVSDGISMGTQGMKFSLPSRDIIADSIETVMNAQWYDANISVVGCDKNMPGSIMAMARVNRPSIMVYGGTIRPGNLNGEKLDIVSAFESYGQLLSNEIDEDQMHQVLKHACPGAGACGGMYTANTMASAIETMGMSLPFSSSIPATHQEKINECKRAGKAIRTLLEKDLKPLDIINTKSIENAVTMIIALGGSTNAVMHMLAIARAAKVDFTIDDFQKVSDRTPFLADLKPSGKYVMEDLYNVGGVPAVQKLLFEEGLLHEGCMTVTGKTLEENVADLPGLLEEQNVIQPVSDPVKKTGHLQILYGNLSPEGSVAKITGKEGTTFKGTARVFESEEDALQGIRGGEVKKGDVVVIRYEGPKGGPGMREMLSITAAIMGAGLGKEVALITDGRFSGGTHGFVIGHITPEAQLGGTIGLLQNDDIIEIDADERTLNVKLSDEELEQRRKNWTAPELKVQSGSLYKYAKLVSTASEGCVTDL comes from the coding sequence ATGACGAAACTCAACAAATACAGCTCCAGATTAACCGAAGAACAGTCTCAGGTCGGCTCAAAAGCGATGCTTTATGCCACCGGGTTGAGCGAGGAAGACATGAAAAAGGCTCAGGTCGGAATCGCAAGTACCGGCTGGGACGGCAATCCATGCAACATGCATTTGAACGGTTTGGCCTCTGTGATTAAAGAAAATGTGTGGGAAAACGACCTGGTTGGTTTCGTGTTTCATTCCATTGGAGTGAGTGACGGAATCTCCATGGGAACCCAGGGGATGAAATTTTCATTGCCATCGCGGGATATTATTGCGGATTCCATTGAAACGGTGATGAATGCCCAGTGGTATGATGCCAATATCTCTGTTGTGGGGTGTGATAAAAACATGCCCGGCTCCATCATGGCGATGGCTCGCGTAAATCGTCCCTCTATTATGGTGTACGGCGGAACGATCCGTCCCGGAAATCTGAATGGAGAGAAACTGGATATTGTCTCAGCGTTTGAATCTTACGGACAACTGCTTTCAAATGAGATTGATGAAGATCAGATGCACCAGGTATTGAAGCACGCTTGTCCCGGAGCGGGAGCCTGCGGCGGAATGTACACGGCCAATACGATGGCCTCCGCAATTGAGACAATGGGGATGAGCCTCCCGTTTAGTTCATCCATCCCGGCCACACACCAGGAGAAGATCAACGAATGTAAACGCGCGGGTAAGGCGATCCGAACTCTGCTCGAAAAAGACCTGAAACCGCTCGATATCATCAATACAAAATCGATTGAAAATGCAGTGACCATGATTATTGCACTGGGCGGATCAACCAATGCGGTGATGCATATGCTGGCAATTGCCCGCGCAGCCAAGGTTGATTTTACAATTGACGATTTCCAAAAAGTCAGTGACCGTACTCCTTTCCTGGCTGATCTGAAACCAAGTGGAAAATATGTAATGGAAGACCTCTATAATGTGGGGGGTGTTCCCGCGGTTCAAAAACTTCTGTTTGAGGAGGGATTGTTGCATGAAGGATGCATGACCGTGACCGGCAAAACACTCGAAGAAAATGTAGCCGATCTGCCCGGATTGCTGGAAGAGCAAAACGTGATTCAGCCGGTCTCCGATCCTGTGAAGAAAACGGGCCACCTTCAGATTCTCTACGGAAATCTCTCGCCCGAAGGAAGCGTGGCGAAGATCACCGGGAAGGAGGGAACCACATTTAAAGGAACCGCCCGGGTGTTTGAATCCGAAGAGGATGCCCTCCAGGGAATTCGAGGCGGCGAAGTGAAAAAGGGCGATGTTGTTGTGATTCGATACGAAGGTCCCAAAGGCGGACCCGGCATGCGCGAAATGCTCTCCATCACCGCGGCCATTATGGGAGCCGGCCTTGGCAAAGAGGTGGCCCTGATTACCGACGGGCGCTTCTCCGGCGGAACCCACGGCTTTGTGATTGGGCACATCACACCCGAAGCGCAACTCGGCGGAACGATCGGACTTCTTCAAAACGACGATATCATAGAAATAGATGCCGACGAACGCACGCTGAATGTCAAGCTCTCGGATGAAGAACTTGAACAACGCCGTAAAAACTGGACCGCACCCGAACTGAAAGTACAAAGCGGTTCCCTCTATAAATATGCCAAACTGGTTTCGACCGCGTCTGAGGGATGTGTTACCGATTTGTAG
- a CDS encoding DoxX family protein translates to MTKESFEDRIVSTYFDRIDRRITNWMARTGITVLRIGLGIIFIWFGVLKFFPGLSPAEELVRNTVYFVSPDLFIPVLATWETLIGLGLISGKFMRLTLLLLFLQMTGILHWPTCVSADPDGDVGRLPAVRRLTISIDGERYDQTILY, encoded by the coding sequence ATGACAAAGGAAAGTTTTGAAGACAGAATTGTATCAACCTATTTCGACCGAATTGACCGAAGAATCACCAACTGGATGGCACGTACGGGAATTACAGTTCTTCGGATTGGGCTCGGAATTATATTTATTTGGTTTGGAGTATTGAAATTTTTCCCGGGTCTGAGCCCAGCTGAAGAACTTGTCCGAAATACCGTTTACTTTGTCTCTCCTGACCTTTTTATACCGGTCTTGGCAACGTGGGAAACCCTGATTGGACTCGGCCTGATCTCCGGAAAGTTTATGAGGCTGACATTACTTTTATTGTTTCTCCAGATGACCGGGATACTGCACTGGCCCACATGTGTTAGTGCTGATCCTGATGGTGATGTTGGACGACTTCCGGCTGTTCGGCGGCTGACGATCTCGATAGACGGCGAACGATATGATCAAACAATCTTGTACTGA